The Cryobacterium roopkundense sequence GGCTGTAAGCGCGCGAGCGGTCGAGGTGTGCCAGCATTGAAGACGTGACAGACCGACAAAACTGGAGCCCACCGACCTTCGGCGTGTCCGGAGGTGCCCACGAGGAACCCCCGTATGGCCCGCCCGGTTCGGGACCACAACCGGCCGCGACGCCTCCGGCCTGGACGCCGCCACCCCGGCCCGGCCTCATTCCGCTTCGCCCCCTGGCCTTCGGCACTCTCCTCTTCGCGCCCTTCACCGTGCTGCGACGCAATCCCCGGGCCACCTTCGGCAGCGCCCTGCTCGTGCAGGCCGCCGTGGCCCTCATGACGTTCCTCGTGGTGGGACTCGTCACGTTCTGGGCGCTCGGCCGAATCGACAGCGCGCCGCTCGACGAACAGGGCGAGGTCGAGGCCGGCGCTCTCGTCACAATCGTGCTTTCTGCCCTCGTGCCGCTCGCTCTCAGCGTGATCGCGTCCGCCCTGCTGCAGGGGGTGATCGTCACTGAGGTCGCAAGAGCAACGCTCGGTGAGAAACTGCGTCTCGGCCAGCTCTGGCGCACAGTTGCCCCCCGACTCTGGACGCTCGTGCTCTGGACCCTCCTCCTGGGCGCGGTCTCGCTCATCGCGGTGGGCGTGCTGACTGTCATCGTGGTACTTTTCGTGGTCGTCGCCGGCGGGACCGGGATTGCGGTGGGTATCGGCATCGCGATTGTCGGTTCGCTCGGCCTCGTCGTGGCCGGAGTCTGGCTGTATACCAAGACCAGCGTCGTTCCCAGCCTCATCGTGCTCGAACGCCGGGGACTGTGGGCCGCCGTTCGACGGTCCTGGTCGCTGACGGGAGGGTACTTCTGGCGCACCTTCGGAGTTCAGGCCCTCGTCGCCCTGATCGTGAGCACGGTCGTGCAGATCGTGACGACCCCGTTCACTCTCGTCGCCGGCTGGCTGTTGTCGCTCGTCGACCCGAACGCCGCCGTCGACGCCTACATCCCGGCCATCATCAGCTATATCATCGTCATCTGCGTGTCCCTCGTGTTCGGCGCGATCGCCGCCGTGGTGCAGTCGGCGACGATCGCCCTGATCTACATCGACCTCCGCATGCGCAAGGAAGGCCTCGATCTCGAACTCGCGCGCTTCGTCGAGTCCGGGCAGTCGGGCGGGCGTGTCACGGACCCGTATCTCGTCGCCGATCGCGGCGCCACTCCCACAGCATGACGATTCTGTCCGTTCCCGTCGTGCCCGACGCCCCAGAGGCGCAGCGCTGGTTGCAGGAAGAACTCGCGAAGCCCCCGTACGAAGCCGCACGGCCCACCTGGTTCGACCGGCTGTCCCAGGCCTTCTTCGATTGGCTCGGCTCGCTGCAGGCGCCCGGCGGGAGCAGTTGGAGCGGCTGGGTCCCTCTGCTCGTGGTCGTTCTGCTGCTGGCCGCCGGGGTGGCCGCGTGGCTCATCTACGGCTCGCCGCGCCGCAATCGCCGGGCGCGGGCCGCGGTCGAGATGTTCGGGACGAACGATCGGCGCAGCGCGGACGACATGCGCCGGGCCGCGCAGTCCGCCGCCCAGTCAGCACACTGGAGCCTCGCGAGCGAGGAGATCTTTCGCGCCCTCGCGGCGGACCTGTTCGAACGCACCATCCTCACGGTCACCCCGGGCACGACGGCGCACGGCTTTGCCGAGCGAGCCGCATCCGCCTTCCCGACAGCGGGTACCCGGCTTCGAGAGGCGGCCGATGTGTTCGACCGCGTACGCTACCTCGGTGTCGCCGGCGCGGAGAGCGACTATCGCACCCTGGCCGCGCTGGAAGGCGACCTGCGGGGCCAGACGCCCACGACCCTCGAATCGCTGTCGCAAGCGGTGCGCCCGTGAGGCGCCTCACCGAGGCGAGCGGTACGCATCCGCTGTCTTCGGGCGACGCCTCCCGCAACGCCCCGTCGATCACCCCGACCCTGCGCACGTCTGTGCGCCGCTCGCTGTTCTGGGTTGTCGCGGGCGTCGGCGTGCTCATCGTCGCTCTCGTCTCGGCGGCCGTCCTCGGCGGGCAGTCCGCCGGGCGCCCGCTCGCCTCCGACAGCGCGGCGCCCACCGGAGGCCAGGCGCTCGCCGAGGTGCTCCGGCAACAGGGCGTCACGGTCGTGCCGGTGGACAGCCTCACCGAAGCACGCGCCGCCCTGTCGGCAGCGGATGACGCCACTGTGTTCTTCTCGGACGCGGACGGGTTTCTGGATGCACAGGGACTCACCGAGCTGGCCACGCTCGCTCCGCGCACCGTCGTGGCGGCTCCCGATTTTCTCGCCCTGCAATCCCTCGCCCCCGAGGTGGGTTTCGGCGGCGTCGGAAACAAGTCCCCGGTGCCGGCCGACTGCACCCTGCCGGCCGCTCTGCGGGCAGGTTCGCTCTCGCCCGACGGGGACACCCTGCGGATCCCCGCCGGATCGGCCGGCTCCGCAACCCTGACCGGATGTTTTCCCAGCGACGACGGAGCCTACTCCGTGGTCGACCGCGTCGAGGGCGGCCGAGACGTGACTCTTGTCGGCGACGCCGCCGTGTTCAGCAACGACCAGATTGCCACCTACGGCAACGCCGCCTTGGCGCTCAACCTGGTTGGCGCGAGCGACACTGTGGTGTGGTATCTGCCGACCCTGGCCGATGTGGCCCGCACCGGTGTGCCGTCGATGGGCGAGCTGACGCCTGGTTGGCTGACGCCCACGCTCCTGCTGCTCGGCCTCGTTTTCGCGGCCGCCGCCATCTGGCGCGGGCGTCGCTTCGGACCGTTGGTAGCCGAAAACCTCCCCGTGACGGTCAAAGCGAGCGAAACCATGGAGGGGCGCGCGCGCCTGTACGCCCGCGGCAACACCCGGCTGCGCGCCCTCGACGCGCTCCGCATCGGTGCGACCCAGCGACTCGCCGTCATGGTCGGACTCGGCAGGGGTGCCGGGCTCAGTGAGATAGTGCTCGCCGTCGCGGCCCGCACCGGCGTACCCAGCGACCAGGTTCGTGCTGTGCTCGTGCAGGAGCAGCCGGTGGGCGACTCAGATCTCATGCGGCTGTCCGCCCGACTCGAACAACTCGAACGAGACACCCGCGCCGCAACCCACACTGTCGTGCGCAACCCCTCGACACCGAACGACACCGCGCCACACGGCAGAATGGACTCATGATCACTCCCGACATCGACACCAGCACCGATTCGCTGCGCCAGTCCCTCACCCGGGTTCGCGCCGAGGTCGGCAAAGCTGTTGTAGGCCAGGACGGCGCCGTGACGGGCCTCATCATCGCACTGCTGGCGCGCGGCCATGTGCTGCTCGAGGGGGTGCCCGGTGTCGCCAAGACGCTCCTGGTGCGCACACTCAGCCACGCTCTCAGCCTCGACACCAAGCGCATCCAGTTCACGCCGGACCTGATGCCCGGGGATGTGACGGGTTCGCTCATCTACGATGCCAAGTCCGGGGAGTTCGAGTTTCGCGCGGGTCCCGTGTTCACGAACATTCTGCTCGCCGACGAGATCAACCGCACACCGCCCAAGACGCAGTCGGCTTTGCTCGAGGCCATGGAGGAGCGCCAAGTCAGTGTCGACGGGGCGTCCCGGGAACTCCCCCGCCCCTTCATCGTGGCCGCGACCATGAACCCCATCGAATACGAGGGCACGTATACGCTTCCGGAGGCGCAGCTCGACCGGTTCCTGCTCAAGCTCGTGCTCGACGTGCCGGGCAGGGACGAAGAGGTCGAGGTGCTTCGACGCCACGCGGCGGGTTTCAATCCGCGCGACCTATCCGGAGCCGGTGTGACACCCGTGCTGGGAGCAGCCGAGCTTGCGGCGGCACAGGCGGCGGTCGCATCCGTCGGCTCGAGCGCCGACTTGCTGGCGTACATCGTGGACCTGGCGCGCGCCACGCGTAACAGCCCGTCTGTGCGGCTTGGGGTGAGCCCGCGAGGCACGACTGCCCTCCTCGCCGCGACGAAGGCCTGGGCGTGGCTGAGCGGCTACGATTCGATCACCCCCGACCACGTGCAGGCCATGGTGCTCCCGGTCTGGCGTCATCGCATTGTGCTGCAGCCGGAGGCCGAGCTCGAGGGCGTGTCGGTGGATGCCATCCTGCGGGCCGTGCTCCAGCAGGTGCAGGTACCGATCTAGGCCTGCCCATGACATTCACCGGTCGTTTCGTCGCCCTGCTCGCTCTCGGCATGATTCCCGTCGTGCTCTTGGGCGGCACAATCCCTCGCGCCTTTGCCGTGCTCGGGCTGTGGCTGCTCATCGTCGTGCTGCTCGGGAGCCTCGACCTGATTCTCGCGGCGTCGCCGCGCAACGTGGTGCTCGAACGCTCGCTGCCGGCCCGGGTGCGCCTGGGCGAAACGGTGACAAGCCAACTCGCCATCACCAACACCGGAACCCGCCGGCTGCAGGCCGTGGTGCGGGATGCCTGGCAGCCCTCGGCCGGTGCCGGCAACAACCGCAGTGTGGTGTCGATCCTCCCGCGGGAGAGGCGCCTCGTGCTGCTCACCCTCACACCGTTTCGACGCGGCGAGCGTCGCACCCGCCAGGTGACAGTGCGCGCCAGGGGCCCGTTGGGCCTCTGGACTCGTCAGGCCACACTCAGCGCGCCGGGAATCATCCGGGTGCTCCCGCCGTTCCGTTCCCGCAAACACTTGCCTTCACGCATCCGTCGGCTCAAGGAGCTCGATGGACGCACGAGCGTCATGGTGCGTGGTCCCGGTACCGAGTTCGACTCCCTGCGCGAATACGTTCGCGGGGACGACGTGCGTTCCATCGACTGGCGGGCGACTGCGCGCCGCAACGACGTGATGGTGCGCACCTGGCGCCCGGAACGAGACCGCCGCGTCGTGATTGTCATCGATACCGGCCGTACGTCCGCAGCCCGGATCGACGACGAGCCACGCCTCGACACCGCCTTCGAGGCCAGTCTGCTCCTCGCTGCCCTGGCGGAGCCGGCCGGGGACAGGGTTGACGTCCTCGCGTTCGACCGCCGCGTGCGCGCACGCGTGCAGGGAGCAAAAGGCGCCGCCCTGCTCTCGCGCATGGTCGACGCCATGGCCCTGATCGAGCCGGAACTCATCGAAACCGACTGGGCGGCCGTGCCGGCGCAGGTGCGCGGCATTACCGGACAACACGCCCTCGTCGTGATCATCACCTCCATCGATGCGGCGGGGGCGTCCACGGCTCTGCTGTCGATGCTGCCGCAACTCACTCAGCGCCACACCGTGGTCGTGGCCTCCGTCACCGACCCTGCGGCACTGCAGGCCGCTCGAGAGCGAGGATCCATCGACGAGGTGTATCGCGCGGCGGCGGCCGAGCGGGCCCTGCTCGACGTGGCACGGGTATCCGCTGCCATCCGACAACTTGGCGGCGACGTTGTCACCGCCTCCCCCGCGGACCTGCCGCCCGCCCTCGCGGACCGCTACATCCTGCTCAAGGCGGCCGGGCGCCTCTAGTCAGCTCGAGTAGATTCGGGTGCTGCCAGCCTCGAACTCGCCCAGATCTCCCGTCTCACCCAGCCGCGTCGCGCGTCGTCCCACCACGATCATGTAAAACAGGAAGGCCACCAGACCCAGCGACCCAATGCCGATCTTGATCGGCCAGGGCCACGGGGCCGGGGTAACGAAACCTTCGATGATTCCCGACACCAGCAGCACAATCACCAGACCGATGGCGACGGAGAAGAGTGCACGACCGTCTTCCGCGAGGGCCTGGCCTCGGGTTCG is a genomic window containing:
- a CDS encoding DUF4129 domain-containing protein — protein: MTILSVPVVPDAPEAQRWLQEELAKPPYEAARPTWFDRLSQAFFDWLGSLQAPGGSSWSGWVPLLVVVLLLAAGVAAWLIYGSPRRNRRARAAVEMFGTNDRRSADDMRRAAQSAAQSAHWSLASEEIFRALAADLFERTILTVTPGTTAHGFAERAASAFPTAGTRLREAADVFDRVRYLGVAGAESDYRTLAALEGDLRGQTPTTLESLSQAVRP
- a CDS encoding DUF4350 domain-containing protein; the protein is MRRLTEASGTHPLSSGDASRNAPSITPTLRTSVRRSLFWVVAGVGVLIVALVSAAVLGGQSAGRPLASDSAAPTGGQALAEVLRQQGVTVVPVDSLTEARAALSAADDATVFFSDADGFLDAQGLTELATLAPRTVVAAPDFLALQSLAPEVGFGGVGNKSPVPADCTLPAALRAGSLSPDGDTLRIPAGSAGSATLTGCFPSDDGAYSVVDRVEGGRDVTLVGDAAVFSNDQIATYGNAALALNLVGASDTVVWYLPTLADVARTGVPSMGELTPGWLTPTLLLLGLVFAAAAIWRGRRFGPLVAENLPVTVKASETMEGRARLYARGNTRLRALDALRIGATQRLAVMVGLGRGAGLSEIVLAVAARTGVPSDQVRAVLVQEQPVGDSDLMRLSARLEQLERDTRAATHTVVRNPSTPNDTAPHGRMDS
- a CDS encoding AAA family ATPase, which encodes MITPDIDTSTDSLRQSLTRVRAEVGKAVVGQDGAVTGLIIALLARGHVLLEGVPGVAKTLLVRTLSHALSLDTKRIQFTPDLMPGDVTGSLIYDAKSGEFEFRAGPVFTNILLADEINRTPPKTQSALLEAMEERQVSVDGASRELPRPFIVAATMNPIEYEGTYTLPEAQLDRFLLKLVLDVPGRDEEVEVLRRHAAGFNPRDLSGAGVTPVLGAAELAAAQAAVASVGSSADLLAYIVDLARATRNSPSVRLGVSPRGTTALLAATKAWAWLSGYDSITPDHVQAMVLPVWRHRIVLQPEAELEGVSVDAILRAVLQQVQVPI
- a CDS encoding DUF58 domain-containing protein, whose protein sequence is MTFTGRFVALLALGMIPVVLLGGTIPRAFAVLGLWLLIVVLLGSLDLILAASPRNVVLERSLPARVRLGETVTSQLAITNTGTRRLQAVVRDAWQPSAGAGNNRSVVSILPRERRLVLLTLTPFRRGERRTRQVTVRARGPLGLWTRQATLSAPGIIRVLPPFRSRKHLPSRIRRLKELDGRTSVMVRGPGTEFDSLREYVRGDDVRSIDWRATARRNDVMVRTWRPERDRRVVIVIDTGRTSAARIDDEPRLDTAFEASLLLAALAEPAGDRVDVLAFDRRVRARVQGAKGAALLSRMVDAMALIEPELIETDWAAVPAQVRGITGQHALVVIITSIDAAGASTALLSMLPQLTQRHTVVVASVTDPAALQAARERGSIDEVYRAAAAERALLDVARVSAAIRQLGGDVVTASPADLPPALADRYILLKAAGRL